From Sphingomonas hengshuiensis, one genomic window encodes:
- the nagZ gene encoding beta-N-acetylhexosaminidase, producing the protein MKPVIFGISGRTLTADERAFFKDADPLGYILFKRNCGDRAQMRALTDSLRELTGRADLPILIDQEGGRVARMQPPEWPAFPAGAVFDALYDVAPISAIEACRASAQALGMMLAEVGVTVNCAPLLDVRQPEVTPAIGDRAFGGEPMRVAALGQAMLEGMRRAGVVGVVKHMPGHGRALVDSHLELPRVTADDAALASDIEPFATLRDAPMAMTCHVVFDAWDAERPATLSPTVIRDVIRGRIGFDGLLMTDDIDMKALSGTAGEKAAGALAAGCDVVLDCWARMDEMVEIAGLIGEATPECRARLDRAMATIAGGPEPAEFAALVAQRDALLALVPATAS; encoded by the coding sequence ATGAAACCCGTTATCTTCGGCATTTCCGGCCGCACCCTCACCGCCGATGAGCGTGCCTTTTTCAAGGATGCCGATCCGCTCGGCTATATCCTGTTCAAGCGCAATTGCGGCGACCGGGCGCAGATGCGGGCGCTGACCGATAGCCTGCGCGAGCTGACCGGGCGGGCGGATTTGCCGATCCTGATCGACCAGGAGGGCGGGCGCGTGGCGCGGATGCAGCCGCCCGAATGGCCGGCGTTCCCGGCGGGGGCGGTGTTCGATGCGCTGTACGATGTCGCGCCGATCTCGGCGATCGAGGCGTGTCGGGCGAGTGCGCAGGCGCTGGGGATGATGCTCGCCGAAGTGGGCGTGACGGTGAATTGCGCGCCGTTGCTCGACGTGCGCCAGCCCGAGGTGACGCCAGCGATCGGCGACCGCGCCTTTGGTGGCGAGCCGATGCGCGTCGCGGCGCTGGGGCAGGCGATGCTGGAGGGGATGCGCCGTGCGGGCGTGGTCGGGGTGGTCAAGCATATGCCGGGGCATGGCCGCGCGCTGGTCGACAGCCATTTGGAGCTGCCGCGCGTGACCGCGGACGACGCGGCGCTGGCGAGCGACATCGAACCCTTTGCGACGCTCCGCGATGCGCCGATGGCGATGACGTGCCATGTCGTGTTCGACGCATGGGACGCCGAGCGCCCCGCGACGCTTTCCCCGACGGTCATTCGTGACGTGATCCGGGGGCGGATCGGGTTTGACGGGCTGTTGATGACCGACGATATCGACATGAAGGCGCTGAGCGGCACGGCGGGCGAGAAGGCGGCGGGTGCGCTGGCGGCGGGGTGCGACGTGGTGCTCGATTGCTGGGCGCGGATGGACGAGATGGTCGAGATCGCCGGGCTGATCGGCGAGGCGACGCCCGAATGCCGCGCCCGGCTGGACCGCGCGATGGCGACCATCGCGGGCGGCCCCGAGCCCGCCGAGTTCGCCGCGCTGGTCGCCCAGCGCGACGCACTATTGGCGCTGGTCCCCGCTACAGCATCTTGA